In one window of Temnothorax longispinosus isolate EJ_2023e chromosome 9, Tlon_JGU_v1, whole genome shotgun sequence DNA:
- the LOC139818830 gene encoding uncharacterized protein isoform X1, whose protein sequence is MRISVEQLQATRTPAGSLLKKIYRTSHDNADEGSRRRYVYLRKAERRASSVDDDEDRRGVHRYWAASGVIFFLEVTWAITLFVQLCVRNEDSLCLRCWSSVLAATRGWRKALFYLPLSCILAWRPNRLWLSYVAAGLLAVLSLLHIASSALGRRDPCQSGADSVGESLLNSRQENYDRFEEVLVTEVLDDGVSGPGRCPGDSDGEI, encoded by the exons ATGAGGATATCGGTCGAGCAGTTACAAGCGACGCGTACTCCCGCAGGAtctttgttaaaaaagatttatcggACGTCCCATGATAACGCAGACGAAGGATCCCGCCGGCGATATGTCTACTTACGAAAGGCCGAGCGACGCGCATCATCTGTCGACGATGACGAGGATCGTAGGGGTGTGCACCGCTATTG GGCGGCGTCGGGCGTGATCTTCTTCCTGGAGGTGACTTGGGCCATCACGCTGTTCGTGCAGCTCTGCGTCAG GAACGAGGATTCCCTTTGCTTGCGTTGCTGGTCCAGCGTTCTGGCGGCCACGCGGGGCTGGCGAAAGGCGTTGTTTTACCTACCACTGTCCTGCATTCTAGCGTGGCGACCCAATAGACTTTGGCTGTCCTACGTCGCGG CCGGCCTCTTGGCGGTACTGTCCTTGCTGCATATTGCATCGAGCGCGCTAGGACGACGAGATCCTTGCCAATCGGGCGCCGACTCGGTAGGCGAGAGCCTCTTGAACTCCAGGCAGGAGAATTACGACCGATTCGAGGAAGTTCTG GTGACGGAGGTTCTCGATGACGGCGTGTCAGGACCAGGACGCTGTCCCGGGGACAGCGACGGTGAGATATGA
- the LOC139818830 gene encoding uncharacterized protein isoform X2, whose amino-acid sequence MITQTKDPAGDMSTYERPSDAHHLSTMTRIVGVCTAIVVCGVGADVAYHRHVMGLYVTAASGVIFFLEVTWAITLFVQLCVRNEDSLCLRCWSSVLAATRGWRKALFYLPLSCILAWRPNRLWLSYVAAGLLAVLSLLHIASSALGRRDPCQSGADSVGESLLNSRQENYDRFEEVLVTEVLDDGVSGPGRCPGDSDGEI is encoded by the exons ATGATAACGCAGACGAAGGATCCCGCCGGCGATATGTCTACTTACGAAAGGCCGAGCGACGCGCATCATCTGTCGACGATGACGAGGATCGTAGGGGTGTGCACCGCTATTG TTGTGTGCGGCGTCGGCGCGGATGTGGCGTACCATCGGCACGTCATGGGGCTTTACGTTAC GGCGGCGTCGGGCGTGATCTTCTTCCTGGAGGTGACTTGGGCCATCACGCTGTTCGTGCAGCTCTGCGTCAG GAACGAGGATTCCCTTTGCTTGCGTTGCTGGTCCAGCGTTCTGGCGGCCACGCGGGGCTGGCGAAAGGCGTTGTTTTACCTACCACTGTCCTGCATTCTAGCGTGGCGACCCAATAGACTTTGGCTGTCCTACGTCGCGG CCGGCCTCTTGGCGGTACTGTCCTTGCTGCATATTGCATCGAGCGCGCTAGGACGACGAGATCCTTGCCAATCGGGCGCCGACTCGGTAGGCGAGAGCCTCTTGAACTCCAGGCAGGAGAATTACGACCGATTCGAGGAAGTTCTG GTGACGGAGGTTCTCGATGACGGCGTGTCAGGACCAGGACGCTGTCCCGGGGACAGCGACGGTGAGATATGA
- the LOC139819406 gene encoding uncharacterized protein isoform X2: MRSNSRRRSAISPLTQKIKAPQHLLRLKEDEGDGCEDEWNDRFRLPSLPRQKSWKDDDAPSNGNSAATSVSWSQEVESVATRRLEQQWATVERTLYEEDDQLFQESALDECIQWRSQIPYLRIVGKNPAATSDCEQREVGSSDKKTKRLDPQNDEPFAERNLSMKEGEDSAQYKLNKAKFEDVLDMMMEHVISEFFPNEKSDTDSLHDDLSDALRIAPAPVHGNRNSSRNSKANWTEEAISPNYIENKSISIRNRLLDTESSLQIIKNDANHQGVQKTRNSISANKLKNFDDAGDDDALRAKERLCTPHIGRNKLGTIFNERIVVSPVPFTVSTRESFSTLKTVPIKFMYENLEISSRQGSAGYVGFQGSARRSGALRNPNIHSAWQAPVSPTVWPKNIRLAPIDTSRLPSSRNGSLAPSPAALHCNRKPLSPISRATMPKSAHATRDRSGDFLAIQGKHIVPAQSRISLLSAGWDCTPRVAKGKKKKVRATERL, encoded by the exons ATGCGAAGTAACAGCCGCAGGAGAAGCGC GATCAGCCCGCTGACACAGAAGATCAAGGCTCCTCAACACCTGCTGCGACTGAAGGAGGACGAGGGCGATGGGTGCGAGGACGAATGGAACGATCGCTTCCGGCTGCCCAGTTTGCCGCGGCAGAAATCGTGGAAGGACGACGATGCCCCGTCCAACGGTAACAGCGCGGCAACGTCCGTTTCCTGGTCGCAGGAGGTGGAGAGCGTGGCGACTCGTAGACTGGAGCAGCAATGGGCGACCGTGGAGAGGACCCTCTACGAGGAGGACGATCAGCTGTTCCAAGAGTCCGCTTTGGACGAATGTATACAGTGGAGATCGCAGATACCGTACCTAAGGATAGTCGGCAAGAATCCGGCTGCAACGAGCGACTGTGAACAGCGGGAGGTTGGCTCGAGCGACAAAAAGACGAAGAGACTTGATCCGCAAAACGATGAACCATTCGCCGAACGCAATCTTTCGATGAAG GAGGGAGAGGATTCTGCGCAATACAAACTGAACAAAGCGAAATTCGAAGATGTTCTCGACATGATGATGGAACATGTAATCTCAGAGTTTTTTCCTAACGAGAAGAGCGATACAGATTCCTTGCACGACGACCTAAGTGACGCCCTGAGAATAGCCCCCGCTCCTGTTCATGGTAATAGAAATTCGTCAAGGAACTCAAAAGCGAATTGGACGGAGGAAGCAATCTCGCCGAATTATATCGAGAACAAGTCTATAAGCATAAGAAACCGATTGCTGGATACCGAAAGCTCCCTTCAGATAATAAAGAACGATGCGAACCATCAAGGAGTTCAGAA GACGAGGAATTCAATCTCCGCGAACAAACTGAAAAACTTTGATGATGCGGGAGATGACGACGCTTTGAGGGCCAAGGAACGGTTGTGCACGCCACATATAGGCAGAAATAAGCTTGGCACTATTTTTAACGAGAGGATCGTTGTAAGCCCCGTGCCTTTTACGGTGTCCACACGAGAAAGCTTCTCTACTTTAAAGACCGTCCCGATTAAGTTTATGTACGAGAATTTGGAAATCTCTTCCCGCCAAG GATCAGCTGGCTACGTTGGCTTCCAAGGTTCCGCGAGAAGATCGGGTGCATTGAGGAATCCAAATATTCATTCCGCCTGGCAAGCTCCCGTCTCTCCTACTGTTTGGCCGAAAAATATTCGACTCGCTCCCATAGACACTTCAAGGCTTCCTAGCAGCAGAAATGG atCATTGGCACCGTCGCCTGCTGCCCTGCACTGCAACAGAAAACCCTTGAGCCCGATATCTCGAGCCACGATGCCGAAATCCGCCCACGCGACTCGCGATCGTAGCGGCGATTTTTTGGCGATTCAAGGGAAGCACATCGTTCCGGCGCAATCGAGGATCAGCTTGCTCTCGGCTGGCTGGGACTGCACTCCCAGAGTGGCCAAAggcaagaagaagaaagtcCGAGCGACGGAGAGACTCTGA
- the LOC139819406 gene encoding uncharacterized protein isoform X1: MRSNSRRRSAISPLTQKIKAPQHLLRLKEDEGDGCEDEWNDRFRLPSLPRQKSWKDDDAPSNGNSAATSVSWSQEVESVATRRLEQQWATVERTLYEEDDQLFQESALDECIQWRSQIPYLRIVGKNPAATSDCEQREVGSSDKKTKRLDPQNDEPFAERNLSMKEGEDSAQYKLNKAKFEDVLDMMMEHVISEFFPNEKSDTDSLHDDLSDALRIAPAPVHGNRNSSRNSKANWTEEAISPNYIENKSISIRNRLLDTESSLQIIKNDANHQGVQKRTRNSISANKLKNFDDAGDDDALRAKERLCTPHIGRNKLGTIFNERIVVSPVPFTVSTRESFSTLKTVPIKFMYENLEISSRQGSAGYVGFQGSARRSGALRNPNIHSAWQAPVSPTVWPKNIRLAPIDTSRLPSSRNGSLAPSPAALHCNRKPLSPISRATMPKSAHATRDRSGDFLAIQGKHIVPAQSRISLLSAGWDCTPRVAKGKKKKVRATERL; encoded by the exons ATGCGAAGTAACAGCCGCAGGAGAAGCGC GATCAGCCCGCTGACACAGAAGATCAAGGCTCCTCAACACCTGCTGCGACTGAAGGAGGACGAGGGCGATGGGTGCGAGGACGAATGGAACGATCGCTTCCGGCTGCCCAGTTTGCCGCGGCAGAAATCGTGGAAGGACGACGATGCCCCGTCCAACGGTAACAGCGCGGCAACGTCCGTTTCCTGGTCGCAGGAGGTGGAGAGCGTGGCGACTCGTAGACTGGAGCAGCAATGGGCGACCGTGGAGAGGACCCTCTACGAGGAGGACGATCAGCTGTTCCAAGAGTCCGCTTTGGACGAATGTATACAGTGGAGATCGCAGATACCGTACCTAAGGATAGTCGGCAAGAATCCGGCTGCAACGAGCGACTGTGAACAGCGGGAGGTTGGCTCGAGCGACAAAAAGACGAAGAGACTTGATCCGCAAAACGATGAACCATTCGCCGAACGCAATCTTTCGATGAAG GAGGGAGAGGATTCTGCGCAATACAAACTGAACAAAGCGAAATTCGAAGATGTTCTCGACATGATGATGGAACATGTAATCTCAGAGTTTTTTCCTAACGAGAAGAGCGATACAGATTCCTTGCACGACGACCTAAGTGACGCCCTGAGAATAGCCCCCGCTCCTGTTCATGGTAATAGAAATTCGTCAAGGAACTCAAAAGCGAATTGGACGGAGGAAGCAATCTCGCCGAATTATATCGAGAACAAGTCTATAAGCATAAGAAACCGATTGCTGGATACCGAAAGCTCCCTTCAGATAATAAAGAACGATGCGAACCATCAAGGAGTTCAGAA AAGGACGAGGAATTCAATCTCCGCGAACAAACTGAAAAACTTTGATGATGCGGGAGATGACGACGCTTTGAGGGCCAAGGAACGGTTGTGCACGCCACATATAGGCAGAAATAAGCTTGGCACTATTTTTAACGAGAGGATCGTTGTAAGCCCCGTGCCTTTTACGGTGTCCACACGAGAAAGCTTCTCTACTTTAAAGACCGTCCCGATTAAGTTTATGTACGAGAATTTGGAAATCTCTTCCCGCCAAG GATCAGCTGGCTACGTTGGCTTCCAAGGTTCCGCGAGAAGATCGGGTGCATTGAGGAATCCAAATATTCATTCCGCCTGGCAAGCTCCCGTCTCTCCTACTGTTTGGCCGAAAAATATTCGACTCGCTCCCATAGACACTTCAAGGCTTCCTAGCAGCAGAAATGG atCATTGGCACCGTCGCCTGCTGCCCTGCACTGCAACAGAAAACCCTTGAGCCCGATATCTCGAGCCACGATGCCGAAATCCGCCCACGCGACTCGCGATCGTAGCGGCGATTTTTTGGCGATTCAAGGGAAGCACATCGTTCCGGCGCAATCGAGGATCAGCTTGCTCTCGGCTGGCTGGGACTGCACTCCCAGAGTGGCCAAAggcaagaagaagaaagtcCGAGCGACGGAGAGACTCTGA
- the Cpr gene encoding NADPH--cytochrome P450 reductase isoform X1, with protein MDLPTADASQPKAIRMAGSPESGSGTEAYDETYFSVLDVLLVVGLFVAAAWWLLRRRKRDALTPAPKSYSIQSTSSASIPPSENSFIKKLKTSGRSLVVFYGSQTGTAEEFAGRLAKEGIRYKMKGMVADPEECDMEELVHLKTIPNSLAVFCLATYGEGDPTDNAMEFIDWLKNGDGDLTGLNYAVFGLGNKTYEHYNEIGIYVDHRMEQLGATRVFELGLGDDDANIEDDFITWKDKFWPAVCEFFGIEGAGEDVSIRQYKLTEHVDLPTDRVYTGEIARLHSFANQRPPYDAKNPFLAPVKVNRELHGPTSDRSCMHIEFDIESSKMRYETGDHLAVYPVNNAELVNKIGEQCGVNLDTIFTLTNTDEESTKKHPFPCPCSYRTALTHYLDITSNPRTHVLKELAEYTSDLAEKEKLKLMASTSAEGKAAYQQWINQENRNIVHILEDISSLKPPLDHLCEILPRLQCRYYSISSSPKLHPTSVHITAVVVEYKTPTGRINKGVTTNWLKEKHPSDPPCLVPIFVRKSQFRLPTRPSTPIIMVGPGTGLAPFRGFIQERDFARKEGKETGDTILYFGCRKSQEDYLYREELEEYVKNGTLTLHTAFSREQQHKVYVTHLLEKNKEELWRVIGEQNGHIYVCGDARNMARDVHNILLKVVMERGNMSELDAANYIKKMESQKRYSSDVWS; from the exons ATGGATCTTCCG ACCGCGGACGCGTCGCAACCCAAGGCTATAAGAATGGCAGGATCACCGGAGAGCGGAAGCGGCACGGAGGCGTACGACGAGACGTACTTCAGCGTCCTGGACGTCCTGTTGGTCGTTGGTCTCTTCGTAGCGGCAGCATGGTGGCTCCTGAGAAGGAGAAAGCGAGACGCACTCACGCCAGCGCCAAAGTCCTATTCCATTCA ATCGACGTCCAGCGCCTCGATACCACCATCGGAGAATTCTTTTATCAAGAAGCTGAAAACCTCCGGGCGAAGTCTGGTGGTGTTCTACGGCAGCCAGACGGGTACTGCCGAAGAATTCGCGGGTCGTCTCGCCAAGGAGGGCATTAGATACAAGATGAAGGGCATGGTGGCCGATCCCGAGGAGTGCGATATG GAGGAGCTAGTACATCTGAAGACTATTCCAAACAGTTTGGCGGTGTTTTGCTTGGCCACGTACGGAGAGGGCGATCCCACCGACAACGCGATGGAATTCATTGATTGGCTCAAGAACGGCGACGGTGATCTCACAGGATTAAACTACGcg GTATTCGGGCTGGGTAATAAGACCTATGAGCACTACAATGAGATTGGCATATACGTGGATCACAGAATGGAACAATTGGGTGCTACGCGCGTTTTCGAGCTGGGTCTCGGGGATGATGACGCAAA CATAGAGGATGACTTCATCACGTGGAAAGATAAATTTTGGCCGGCCGTCTGTGAGTTCTTTGGCATCGAGGGAGCCGGCGAAGATGTCAGCATTCGACAATACAAGCTCACGGAGCACGTGGATCTGCCGACCGATCGCGTCTACACCGGAGAGATCGCGCGTCTTCATTCCTTCGCAAATCAGAGACC GCCGTATGATGCGAAGAACCCATTCTTGGCTCCTGTGAAAGTGAATCGCGAGCTGCACGGTCCAACATCCGACAGATCGTGCATGCACATCGAGTTCGACATCGAAAGCTCCAAGATGCGTTACGAGACAGGCGATCATTTGGCCGTCTATCCCGTGAACAATGCGGAGCTGGTGAACAAAATTGGCGAGCAATGCGGCGTGAATTTGGATACTATTTTCACCCTTACGAATACAGATG AGGAATCCACGAAGAAACATCCGTTTCCTTGCCCTTGCAGCTACAGAACTGCATTGACACATTACCTAGACATTACGAGTAATCCGCGCACGCACGTTCTCAAGGAGTTAGCAGAATATACGAGCGACCTCGCGGAAAAGGAGAAGCTAAAGCTGATGGCGTCGACCAGCGCGGAAGGCAAAGCGGCCTATCAGCAATGGATAAATCAAGAGAACCGCAACATTGTGCACATTTTGGAGGATATTTCCAGCTTGAAGCCACCATTAGATCATTTGTGCGAGATCTTGCCACGGTTACAGTGTCGATATTACTCGATATCTTCGTCTCCAAAG CTCCATCCAACCTCGGTCCATATCACGGCGGTGGTGGTAGAGTACAAAACTCCGACCGGCAGGATAAACAAGGGTGTAACCACCAATTGGTTGAAGGAGAAACATCCCTCCGATCCACCCTGTCTCGTCCCGATTTTCGTAAGAAAGTCTCAGTTCCGTTTGCCGACGCGCCCGAGTACCCCCATCATCATGGTTGGTCCAGGAACTGGTCTAGCGCCGTTCAGAGGTTTTATACAGGAACGGGACTTTGCGAGAAAGGAAG GTAAAGAGACGGGTGACACGATACTGTACTTTGGATGCAGAAAAAGTCAAGAGGACTATCTCTATCGTGAAGAATTAGAGGAATACGTGAAGAACGGCACCCTAACGTTGCACACCGCGTTCAGCCGCGAGCAACAACACAAAGTCTACGTCACGCATTTGCTCGAGAAGAACAAAGAGGAATTGTGGCGTGTCATTGGTGAACAAAACGGACATATTTATGTTTGCGG GGATGCGAGAAATATGGCACGCGACGTGCACAATATATTACTCAAAGTGGTGATGGAACGTGGCAACATGTCGGAACTTGACGCCGCAAATTACATCAAGAAGATGGAGTCGCAGAAGCGATATTCCAGTGATGTTTGGAGTTGA
- the Cpr gene encoding NADPH--cytochrome P450 reductase isoform X3: MNIGMSCNKLFRLTLRHRRRVGAVVARRRAAISRVSHVVLRDIEVFGLGNKTYEHYNEIGIYVDHRMEQLGATRVFELGLGDDDANIEDDFITWKDKFWPAVCEFFGIEGAGEDVSIRQYKLTEHVDLPTDRVYTGEIARLHSFANQRPPYDAKNPFLAPVKVNRELHGPTSDRSCMHIEFDIESSKMRYETGDHLAVYPVNNAELVNKIGEQCGVNLDTIFTLTNTDEESTKKHPFPCPCSYRTALTHYLDITSNPRTHVLKELAEYTSDLAEKEKLKLMASTSAEGKAAYQQWINQENRNIVHILEDISSLKPPLDHLCEILPRLQCRYYSISSSPKLHPTSVHITAVVVEYKTPTGRINKGVTTNWLKEKHPSDPPCLVPIFVRKSQFRLPTRPSTPIIMVGPGTGLAPFRGFIQERDFARKEGKETGDTILYFGCRKSQEDYLYREELEEYVKNGTLTLHTAFSREQQHKVYVTHLLEKNKEELWRVIGEQNGHIYVCGDARNMARDVHNILLKVVMERGNMSELDAANYIKKMESQKRYSSDVWS; this comes from the exons ATGAACATTGGAATGTCGTGCAATAAGCTCTTCCGCCTCACCTTGCGGCACCGTCGCCGGGTCGGCGCTGTCGTGGCGCGGCGGCGTGCAGCGATATCGCGCGTGTCGCACGTGGTACTGAGAGATATTGAG GTATTCGGGCTGGGTAATAAGACCTATGAGCACTACAATGAGATTGGCATATACGTGGATCACAGAATGGAACAATTGGGTGCTACGCGCGTTTTCGAGCTGGGTCTCGGGGATGATGACGCAAA CATAGAGGATGACTTCATCACGTGGAAAGATAAATTTTGGCCGGCCGTCTGTGAGTTCTTTGGCATCGAGGGAGCCGGCGAAGATGTCAGCATTCGACAATACAAGCTCACGGAGCACGTGGATCTGCCGACCGATCGCGTCTACACCGGAGAGATCGCGCGTCTTCATTCCTTCGCAAATCAGAGACC GCCGTATGATGCGAAGAACCCATTCTTGGCTCCTGTGAAAGTGAATCGCGAGCTGCACGGTCCAACATCCGACAGATCGTGCATGCACATCGAGTTCGACATCGAAAGCTCCAAGATGCGTTACGAGACAGGCGATCATTTGGCCGTCTATCCCGTGAACAATGCGGAGCTGGTGAACAAAATTGGCGAGCAATGCGGCGTGAATTTGGATACTATTTTCACCCTTACGAATACAGATG AGGAATCCACGAAGAAACATCCGTTTCCTTGCCCTTGCAGCTACAGAACTGCATTGACACATTACCTAGACATTACGAGTAATCCGCGCACGCACGTTCTCAAGGAGTTAGCAGAATATACGAGCGACCTCGCGGAAAAGGAGAAGCTAAAGCTGATGGCGTCGACCAGCGCGGAAGGCAAAGCGGCCTATCAGCAATGGATAAATCAAGAGAACCGCAACATTGTGCACATTTTGGAGGATATTTCCAGCTTGAAGCCACCATTAGATCATTTGTGCGAGATCTTGCCACGGTTACAGTGTCGATATTACTCGATATCTTCGTCTCCAAAG CTCCATCCAACCTCGGTCCATATCACGGCGGTGGTGGTAGAGTACAAAACTCCGACCGGCAGGATAAACAAGGGTGTAACCACCAATTGGTTGAAGGAGAAACATCCCTCCGATCCACCCTGTCTCGTCCCGATTTTCGTAAGAAAGTCTCAGTTCCGTTTGCCGACGCGCCCGAGTACCCCCATCATCATGGTTGGTCCAGGAACTGGTCTAGCGCCGTTCAGAGGTTTTATACAGGAACGGGACTTTGCGAGAAAGGAAG GTAAAGAGACGGGTGACACGATACTGTACTTTGGATGCAGAAAAAGTCAAGAGGACTATCTCTATCGTGAAGAATTAGAGGAATACGTGAAGAACGGCACCCTAACGTTGCACACCGCGTTCAGCCGCGAGCAACAACACAAAGTCTACGTCACGCATTTGCTCGAGAAGAACAAAGAGGAATTGTGGCGTGTCATTGGTGAACAAAACGGACATATTTATGTTTGCGG GGATGCGAGAAATATGGCACGCGACGTGCACAATATATTACTCAAAGTGGTGATGGAACGTGGCAACATGTCGGAACTTGACGCCGCAAATTACATCAAGAAGATGGAGTCGCAGAAGCGATATTCCAGTGATGTTTGGAGTTGA
- the Cpr gene encoding NADPH--cytochrome P450 reductase isoform X2: MAGSPESGSGTEAYDETYFSVLDVLLVVGLFVAAAWWLLRRRKRDALTPAPKSYSIQSTSSASIPPSENSFIKKLKTSGRSLVVFYGSQTGTAEEFAGRLAKEGIRYKMKGMVADPEECDMEELVHLKTIPNSLAVFCLATYGEGDPTDNAMEFIDWLKNGDGDLTGLNYAVFGLGNKTYEHYNEIGIYVDHRMEQLGATRVFELGLGDDDANIEDDFITWKDKFWPAVCEFFGIEGAGEDVSIRQYKLTEHVDLPTDRVYTGEIARLHSFANQRPPYDAKNPFLAPVKVNRELHGPTSDRSCMHIEFDIESSKMRYETGDHLAVYPVNNAELVNKIGEQCGVNLDTIFTLTNTDEESTKKHPFPCPCSYRTALTHYLDITSNPRTHVLKELAEYTSDLAEKEKLKLMASTSAEGKAAYQQWINQENRNIVHILEDISSLKPPLDHLCEILPRLQCRYYSISSSPKLHPTSVHITAVVVEYKTPTGRINKGVTTNWLKEKHPSDPPCLVPIFVRKSQFRLPTRPSTPIIMVGPGTGLAPFRGFIQERDFARKEGKETGDTILYFGCRKSQEDYLYREELEEYVKNGTLTLHTAFSREQQHKVYVTHLLEKNKEELWRVIGEQNGHIYVCGDARNMARDVHNILLKVVMERGNMSELDAANYIKKMESQKRYSSDVWS, translated from the exons ATGGCAGGATCACCGGAGAGCGGAAGCGGCACGGAGGCGTACGACGAGACGTACTTCAGCGTCCTGGACGTCCTGTTGGTCGTTGGTCTCTTCGTAGCGGCAGCATGGTGGCTCCTGAGAAGGAGAAAGCGAGACGCACTCACGCCAGCGCCAAAGTCCTATTCCATTCA ATCGACGTCCAGCGCCTCGATACCACCATCGGAGAATTCTTTTATCAAGAAGCTGAAAACCTCCGGGCGAAGTCTGGTGGTGTTCTACGGCAGCCAGACGGGTACTGCCGAAGAATTCGCGGGTCGTCTCGCCAAGGAGGGCATTAGATACAAGATGAAGGGCATGGTGGCCGATCCCGAGGAGTGCGATATG GAGGAGCTAGTACATCTGAAGACTATTCCAAACAGTTTGGCGGTGTTTTGCTTGGCCACGTACGGAGAGGGCGATCCCACCGACAACGCGATGGAATTCATTGATTGGCTCAAGAACGGCGACGGTGATCTCACAGGATTAAACTACGcg GTATTCGGGCTGGGTAATAAGACCTATGAGCACTACAATGAGATTGGCATATACGTGGATCACAGAATGGAACAATTGGGTGCTACGCGCGTTTTCGAGCTGGGTCTCGGGGATGATGACGCAAA CATAGAGGATGACTTCATCACGTGGAAAGATAAATTTTGGCCGGCCGTCTGTGAGTTCTTTGGCATCGAGGGAGCCGGCGAAGATGTCAGCATTCGACAATACAAGCTCACGGAGCACGTGGATCTGCCGACCGATCGCGTCTACACCGGAGAGATCGCGCGTCTTCATTCCTTCGCAAATCAGAGACC GCCGTATGATGCGAAGAACCCATTCTTGGCTCCTGTGAAAGTGAATCGCGAGCTGCACGGTCCAACATCCGACAGATCGTGCATGCACATCGAGTTCGACATCGAAAGCTCCAAGATGCGTTACGAGACAGGCGATCATTTGGCCGTCTATCCCGTGAACAATGCGGAGCTGGTGAACAAAATTGGCGAGCAATGCGGCGTGAATTTGGATACTATTTTCACCCTTACGAATACAGATG AGGAATCCACGAAGAAACATCCGTTTCCTTGCCCTTGCAGCTACAGAACTGCATTGACACATTACCTAGACATTACGAGTAATCCGCGCACGCACGTTCTCAAGGAGTTAGCAGAATATACGAGCGACCTCGCGGAAAAGGAGAAGCTAAAGCTGATGGCGTCGACCAGCGCGGAAGGCAAAGCGGCCTATCAGCAATGGATAAATCAAGAGAACCGCAACATTGTGCACATTTTGGAGGATATTTCCAGCTTGAAGCCACCATTAGATCATTTGTGCGAGATCTTGCCACGGTTACAGTGTCGATATTACTCGATATCTTCGTCTCCAAAG CTCCATCCAACCTCGGTCCATATCACGGCGGTGGTGGTAGAGTACAAAACTCCGACCGGCAGGATAAACAAGGGTGTAACCACCAATTGGTTGAAGGAGAAACATCCCTCCGATCCACCCTGTCTCGTCCCGATTTTCGTAAGAAAGTCTCAGTTCCGTTTGCCGACGCGCCCGAGTACCCCCATCATCATGGTTGGTCCAGGAACTGGTCTAGCGCCGTTCAGAGGTTTTATACAGGAACGGGACTTTGCGAGAAAGGAAG GTAAAGAGACGGGTGACACGATACTGTACTTTGGATGCAGAAAAAGTCAAGAGGACTATCTCTATCGTGAAGAATTAGAGGAATACGTGAAGAACGGCACCCTAACGTTGCACACCGCGTTCAGCCGCGAGCAACAACACAAAGTCTACGTCACGCATTTGCTCGAGAAGAACAAAGAGGAATTGTGGCGTGTCATTGGTGAACAAAACGGACATATTTATGTTTGCGG GGATGCGAGAAATATGGCACGCGACGTGCACAATATATTACTCAAAGTGGTGATGGAACGTGGCAACATGTCGGAACTTGACGCCGCAAATTACATCAAGAAGATGGAGTCGCAGAAGCGATATTCCAGTGATGTTTGGAGTTGA